One window of Peteryoungia desertarenae genomic DNA carries:
- a CDS encoding carbohydrate kinase family protein — translation MNHSILVLGGAHLDRRGQISGRTFPGASNPGRFTEEAGGGGFNAARNLARLGHEVAMIAPRGGDQAGETVRVAAEEAGVAYVPLTFLDRVTPSYTAILEADGNLVIAVADMDLYRQFTPRRLRARTVRNAMNKATALICDANLSAETLQALSGEASTRQIPLYAIAISPAKVERFRGCLGGLTTLFMNEAEAEVVAGQKPTDPHHWPELLRNAGLNGGVVTRGDREAIAFNPREVAVLAPPRLKEIADVTGAGDSFASGFISASLSGATTTEALRHATAAAIITLRSPQAASSALSTVSLHRTLQEVPVATQVLNPENDIRQAYP, via the coding sequence ATGAATCACTCTATACTGGTCCTGGGCGGTGCGCATCTCGACCGGCGCGGCCAGATCTCCGGGCGCACCTTTCCCGGCGCGAGCAATCCAGGCCGCTTCACCGAAGAGGCGGGCGGCGGCGGGTTCAACGCGGCCAGAAACCTTGCGAGGCTGGGTCATGAAGTCGCGATGATTGCGCCTCGTGGCGGCGATCAGGCCGGCGAAACCGTTCGTGTCGCGGCGGAAGAGGCGGGTGTTGCCTATGTGCCGCTGACATTTCTCGACCGGGTGACACCTAGCTACACGGCCATTCTGGAAGCCGATGGCAACCTCGTCATTGCCGTCGCAGATATGGACCTTTACAGGCAGTTCACACCGCGGCGTCTTCGCGCCCGGACGGTTCGTAATGCGATGAATAAGGCGACCGCGCTGATCTGCGATGCAAACCTCTCGGCAGAAACCCTTCAGGCTCTGTCAGGCGAGGCAAGCACGAGACAGATACCGCTTTATGCAATTGCCATTTCCCCGGCCAAGGTCGAGCGTTTTCGTGGTTGCCTAGGGGGACTGACCACACTCTTCATGAACGAGGCCGAGGCCGAAGTTGTAGCGGGACAAAAGCCAACCGATCCACATCATTGGCCAGAGCTCCTCCGCAACGCCGGGCTGAATGGCGGCGTCGTAACGCGGGGAGACCGGGAAGCCATCGCCTTCAACCCGCGCGAAGTTGCCGTACTGGCTCCGCCAAGGCTCAAAGAAATTGCCGATGTGACTGGCGCAGGCGATTCCTTTGCCTCGGGCTTCATCTCAGCCAGCCTCAGCGGCGCCACGACGACCGAAGCGTTGCGCCACGCAACGGCAGCTGCCATCATCACACTCAGATCCCCACAAGCCGCCTCAAGCGCCTTGAGCACCGTTAGTCTGCACCGGACCCTTCAGGAAGTTCCGGTTGCCACACAAGTTCTCAACCCGGAAAACGACATCAGACAGGCATATCCATGA
- a CDS encoding pseudouridine-5'-phosphate glycosidase, whose amino-acid sequence MTRSISPLLPISYSREVAAAKARKAPIVALESTIITHGMPYPGNLEMARSVEDIIRENGAVPATIAVMDGTLHIGLEAEQLEKLAQAKSVMKVSRADLAFAIAERRTGATTVAATMIAAARAGISVFATGGIGGVHRGAEENFDISADLEEFVKTPVIVVCAGAKAILDIPKTLEVLETRGVPVVTFGSEQFPAFWSRDSGLKSPLSLDSPAAIANFQKTRDQLGVDGGMLIANPVPETDEIPREEMEIYISRALANADREDVTGKAVTPFLLDNIFHLTGGRSLRTNIALVENNARLAAEIAVAMIE is encoded by the coding sequence ATGACCCGCAGCATCTCCCCTCTCCTGCCGATTAGCTATTCCCGCGAAGTTGCTGCGGCAAAGGCCCGCAAGGCACCGATCGTCGCCTTGGAATCGACCATCATCACCCATGGCATGCCCTATCCGGGCAATCTGGAGATGGCGCGCAGTGTGGAGGATATCATCCGAGAAAACGGGGCTGTGCCAGCTACCATCGCCGTCATGGATGGTACTCTCCATATTGGCCTTGAAGCCGAGCAGTTGGAAAAGCTTGCCCAGGCGAAGTCGGTCATGAAGGTTTCCCGCGCCGATCTGGCCTTTGCCATCGCAGAGCGTCGCACCGGTGCGACCACTGTTGCGGCCACCATGATTGCAGCGGCCCGCGCCGGAATCTCCGTTTTTGCCACCGGTGGCATTGGCGGTGTCCATCGAGGTGCTGAGGAAAACTTTGATATCTCCGCAGACCTTGAGGAATTCGTGAAGACACCGGTCATCGTGGTTTGCGCCGGTGCAAAGGCTATCCTTGATATTCCAAAGACGCTGGAAGTCCTGGAAACACGGGGTGTGCCAGTGGTGACTTTCGGCAGTGAACAGTTCCCCGCATTCTGGTCGCGGGATTCGGGATTGAAAAGTCCGCTGTCTCTCGACAGCCCGGCCGCGATTGCCAACTTCCAGAAGACCCGCGACCAGCTTGGAGTTGATGGCGGCATGCTGATTGCAAACCCGGTGCCCGAGACCGACGAAATCCCTAGGGAAGAAATGGAAATCTATATCAGCCGGGCGCTGGCCAATGCCGACCGCGAGGATGTCACCGGCAAGGCCGTGACGCCCTTCCTGCTCGACAATATCTTCCACCTGACTGGCGGTCGGAGCCTCAGGACCAACATCGCCCTCGTAGAAAACAACGCCCGCCTCGCTGCTGAAATTGCAGTCGCAATGATCGAATGA
- the cckA gene encoding cell cycle histidine kinase CckA — MTRKPKDGDIEAPLVDRGSGTGTALRILVLAIVLVAASVSFVVFRDQLDNEIVLGILGILAMMGIFFIVSSIIGFVEVMPQSQSDDLARRFLSSQPEGTLITDIDGRIVYANTAYGEMTGARKATEVQTLEAHLSRYRESSEALYRLTNGLREGRESYEEFRLLKPLGQASGHGSGAHWYRLKARLLAGQGKERKLHVWQISDITTERDDQERFFKELQHAIDYLDHAPAGFFSAGRKGEIYYINATLAEWLGVDLTKFSPGSVTIADLVAGEGMALIDSVQAEPGQARTETLDLDLRRVNGQSLPVRLVHRVRAARDGAPGESRSIVLARQDGGTSDQSASIASMRFTRFFNNTPMAIASVDGQGRILRTNAPFMKLFSDIISRDQIDRGEVLEMAFHDGERERFREALAAAKDRQVDIAPIDSRHPTNEGRHFRFYVNAVIDQSDEAPEEAAIVYAVDVTDQKALEAQMAQTQKMNAVGTLAGGIAHDFNNVLTAILLSSDHLLLQARPSDASFADLMEIKRNANRAAVLVRQLLAFSRKQTMRPSVLNLTDVIGDLRMLVDRLISGTNVKLKVEYGRDLWPVKTDLSQFEQVLINLCVNARDAMPEGGTITVSTRNIDAEQVRAFQYRGLPEEDLVLIEVEDTGTGIPADIMDKIFEPFFTTKEVGKGTGLGLAMVYGIVKQSGGYIYPESEVGKGTVFRIFLPRHIPEVQVAAEIKAATPVSGVESAKLAAPPAEAEAVAENQDLTGKSAVVLLVEDEEAVRRGGKRMLETRGYTVHEAGSGVEALDVMDELDGQVDIVVSDVVMPEMDGPTLLTELRKKYPDLKFIFVSGYAEDAFARNLPADAKFGFLPKPFSLKQLAVAVREMLDGTD; from the coding sequence ATGACAAGAAAACCCAAGGACGGCGACATCGAGGCCCCCCTGGTGGACCGTGGCAGTGGGACCGGGACCGCGTTGCGCATACTCGTTCTGGCAATCGTTCTCGTCGCGGCCTCCGTCTCCTTTGTCGTATTTCGAGACCAACTCGACAACGAGATCGTGCTCGGGATTCTGGGCATTTTGGCGATGATGGGTATATTCTTCATCGTGTCGTCGATTATCGGCTTTGTCGAGGTGATGCCGCAGTCGCAATCCGACGACCTCGCGCGGCGGTTCTTGTCCAGCCAGCCGGAAGGCACGCTGATCACGGACATCGACGGGCGCATCGTCTATGCCAATACGGCCTATGGAGAGATGACTGGCGCGCGCAAGGCGACGGAAGTTCAGACGCTGGAAGCACACTTGTCTCGCTACCGGGAGTCGAGCGAGGCGCTCTATCGTCTGACCAACGGTTTGCGCGAGGGACGTGAAAGCTATGAGGAATTCCGGCTTCTGAAACCTCTTGGGCAGGCATCCGGTCACGGATCGGGCGCCCATTGGTATCGTCTCAAGGCGCGTTTGCTCGCCGGGCAGGGGAAGGAGCGGAAACTGCATGTCTGGCAAATTTCGGACATCACAACCGAACGCGATGACCAGGAGCGGTTCTTCAAGGAGTTGCAGCATGCAATCGATTATCTCGATCACGCGCCGGCAGGCTTCTTCTCCGCAGGTCGGAAAGGCGAAATCTATTACATCAATGCGACGCTTGCCGAATGGCTTGGGGTCGATCTCACCAAATTCTCACCGGGTTCAGTGACTATTGCGGACCTGGTTGCGGGCGAGGGAATGGCGCTGATTGATTCGGTTCAGGCAGAGCCCGGTCAAGCGCGCACCGAGACACTCGATCTCGACCTCAGACGGGTTAACGGGCAGAGCCTGCCTGTGCGGCTCGTGCATCGCGTTCGCGCTGCGCGCGATGGTGCTCCGGGCGAAAGTCGGTCAATCGTGCTCGCACGGCAGGATGGCGGGACCTCCGATCAGTCTGCTTCCATCGCCTCAATGCGTTTTACCCGCTTTTTCAACAATACACCCATGGCGATTGCCTCGGTGGACGGCCAGGGGCGGATACTTCGTACCAATGCGCCGTTCATGAAACTGTTCTCCGATATCATCAGCCGCGACCAGATTGATCGTGGCGAAGTGCTGGAAATGGCTTTCCATGATGGTGAAAGGGAGCGTTTCAGGGAAGCGCTGGCGGCGGCGAAAGACAGGCAGGTCGATATTGCGCCGATCGATAGCCGGCATCCGACCAATGAAGGCCGACATTTCCGTTTCTACGTCAATGCGGTGATTGATCAGAGCGATGAGGCCCCGGAAGAGGCAGCCATCGTTTATGCCGTCGATGTCACGGACCAGAAGGCTCTGGAGGCCCAGATGGCCCAGACCCAGAAGATGAATGCCGTGGGCACGCTTGCCGGTGGTATTGCGCATGACTTCAACAATGTGCTGACGGCCATCCTGCTGTCGTCGGATCATCTGCTTTTGCAGGCAAGGCCATCCGATGCAAGTTTTGCCGACCTCATGGAAATCAAGCGGAATGCCAACCGTGCGGCGGTACTGGTGCGCCAGTTGCTCGCTTTCTCGCGCAAGCAGACAATGCGTCCTTCGGTGCTCAATCTGACCGATGTGATCGGGGATCTGCGAATGCTCGTCGACCGGCTGATCTCGGGCACGAATGTCAAGCTGAAGGTGGAGTATGGCCGTGATCTTTGGCCGGTAAAGACAGATCTTTCGCAATTCGAACAGGTGTTGATCAACCTCTGTGTCAACGCCCGCGATGCCATGCCGGAGGGTGGGACGATCACGGTATCGACCCGCAACATTGATGCCGAGCAGGTGCGTGCGTTCCAGTATCGCGGATTGCCCGAGGAAGATCTGGTGCTGATCGAGGTCGAAGACACTGGTACCGGCATCCCCGCGGATATCATGGACAAGATCTTCGAGCCGTTTTTCACGACCAAGGAAGTGGGCAAGGGAACCGGCCTGGGCCTGGCGATGGTTTACGGCATCGTCAAACAGTCTGGCGGTTACATCTATCCTGAATCGGAAGTCGGCAAGGGAACGGTGTTCCGGATCTTCCTGCCAAGGCACATCCCCGAGGTCCAGGTTGCAGCCGAGATCAAGGCTGCTACGCCGGTGTCGGGCGTTGAATCTGCCAAACTCGCCGCGCCGCCTGCCGAAGCCGAGGCGGTTGCCGAAAACCAGGATCTGACGGGCAAGTCTGCCGTTGTTCTGCTGGTCGAAGATGAGGAAGCTGTGCGCCGTGGAGGAAAGCGAATGCTGGAAACCCGTGGCTACACCGTCCACGAAGCCGGGTCAGGTGTCGAAGCCCTCGATGTCATGGACGAGCTCGACGGTCAGGTCGACATCGTCGTTTCCGACGTCGTCATGCCGGAGATGGATGGTCCGACGCTTTTGACCGAACTTCGCAAGAAGTATCCGGACCTCAAGTTCATCTTCGTCTCGGGCTATGCGGAAGACGCCTTCGCGCGCAATCTTCCGGCAGATGCCAAATTCGGCTTCCTGCCGAAACCATTCTCCCTCAAGCAACTGGCTGTTGCCGTTCGGGAAATGCTGGACGGGACCGACTAG
- a CDS encoding flagellar biosynthetic protein FliO gives MEDLLSAYGGRFLVAALGVALALLLLFIVLWLMRNRPSSPFVRGGRNRQPRLQVLDAAAVDARRRIVLIRRDDVEHLVMIGGPTDIVIESGIGDNRNFVNVTPAEQQQKAAQIIQDSAPPSLAQPVRPERQPVLAETRSQPPAQQKTDLASSPSQPQPLAPASSPRPISDAALLEPQPQRAEAQQSPKSVAAMEMNPSNKRSEPYTAPLAVALATNETIVRDGTWQARSKPEMQDAPARTPVGRPDLARPEPTDPKPLDVKGFNPAFSPMAGEGPGKPMTVPSNDESLLGRVEPKIEQARATEPTPPSISAPAAQDILDAARARVIGQQAPSTAPQSPSVAEKPVNREPESGAGQPSAERRNLSEFERVLEQEMEAQLDAISRPPPAARPDVAPSVSIMPDRPSLPMAAVLPTVRPDPLADLPVDSPASPEKKDAELQNEIAKIFGDISASRN, from the coding sequence ATGGAAGATCTGCTTTCGGCCTATGGGGGCCGCTTTTTGGTGGCCGCCCTGGGTGTCGCCCTCGCACTTCTCCTCCTTTTCATCGTATTGTGGTTGATGCGAAATCGGCCTTCCTCGCCCTTTGTTCGCGGCGGGCGCAATCGGCAGCCCCGGTTGCAGGTCCTGGACGCTGCGGCAGTCGATGCAAGGCGGCGGATCGTTCTCATCCGACGCGATGACGTCGAACATCTTGTGATGATCGGCGGACCGACTGACATCGTGATTGAGAGCGGGATCGGCGATAATCGCAACTTCGTCAATGTGACTCCGGCAGAACAGCAACAGAAAGCAGCTCAGATCATTCAGGACTCGGCGCCTCCAAGCCTAGCACAGCCAGTGCGACCTGAACGGCAACCCGTCTTGGCCGAAACCAGAAGCCAGCCGCCCGCACAACAGAAGACAGACCTGGCAAGTTCACCCTCTCAGCCGCAGCCTCTGGCCCCGGCATCATCACCGAGACCGATTTCTGACGCCGCATTGCTGGAGCCGCAGCCGCAGCGTGCCGAGGCGCAGCAATCCCCCAAATCGGTGGCAGCAATGGAGATGAACCCGTCTAACAAGCGATCAGAGCCATACACAGCCCCTCTTGCGGTTGCGCTTGCGACGAACGAGACGATTGTGAGAGATGGCACATGGCAGGCCAGGAGCAAGCCGGAGATGCAAGACGCTCCAGCACGTACCCCAGTCGGGAGGCCGGATCTGGCAAGACCGGAGCCGACCGACCCAAAGCCACTGGATGTGAAGGGCTTCAATCCGGCCTTTTCACCAATGGCGGGCGAAGGACCGGGAAAACCGATGACCGTGCCATCCAATGACGAAAGCTTGCTTGGCCGCGTTGAGCCGAAGATTGAGCAAGCAAGGGCGACCGAGCCCACACCACCGTCAATATCGGCACCGGCGGCGCAAGATATCCTTGATGCCGCCCGCGCGAGAGTGATTGGACAACAGGCACCATCAACCGCACCACAGTCGCCTTCGGTGGCGGAAAAACCGGTCAATCGTGAGCCGGAGTCAGGTGCCGGACAGCCCTCCGCAGAGCGGCGCAACCTGAGTGAGTTCGAACGCGTTCTTGAGCAGGAAATGGAAGCGCAACTCGATGCCATTTCGCGTCCGCCCCCTGCCGCACGTCCCGACGTGGCGCCTTCGGTCTCCATCATGCCGGATCGGCCATCCCTTCCCATGGCCGCCGTCCTGCCGACCGTTCGTCCCGATCCTTTGGCCGACCTCCCTGTCGATAGCCCCGCCTCTCCGGAAAAGAAGGACGCGGAGCTTCAAAACGAGATTGCGAAGATTTTTGGCGATATCTCCGCGAGCCGGAACTGA
- the dksA gene encoding RNA polymerase-binding protein DksA encodes MSEKINLSNYVLSEDDEFMNANQRAYFRAKLVAWKNDILREARETLDHLAEESANHPDLADRASSETDRAIELRARDRQRKLIAKIDAALQRIDDGTYGYCEETGEPIGLKRLDARPIATLSIEAQERHERREKVYRDE; translated from the coding sequence TTGAGTGAGAAGATCAATCTTAGCAATTATGTCCTCTCGGAAGACGATGAGTTCATGAACGCAAACCAGCGGGCCTATTTCAGGGCCAAGCTCGTCGCCTGGAAGAATGACATTCTCCGTGAAGCGCGCGAGACGCTGGATCATCTGGCGGAGGAGAGCGCCAACCACCCCGATCTGGCTGATCGTGCTTCATCAGAGACTGACCGTGCCATCGAACTGAGGGCCCGCGACCGTCAGCGGAAGCTGATCGCAAAAATTGACGCGGCACTGCAGCGGATTGATGACGGCACTTATGGATATTGCGAAGAGACCGGTGAGCCAATCGGTCTGAAGCGACTGGATGCGCGTCCGATCGCGACCTTGTCCATCGAGGCCCAGGAGCGTCATGAGCGTCGCGAGAAGGTTTACCGCGACGAATAA
- a CDS encoding SixA phosphatase family protein: protein MTPLKTPPSRIYLLRHAKSAWAEPGGRDFDRSLSDAGFAEAELLAERAADLSYRPEMIFSSTATRCRQTAEAITRAFSGLVELQFVDALYNAPAETYLEILNANNRLSSMMVVGHNPAIEEVFAHLVGDDIMARTVPEGYPPAGLAVIDTIDLAGQGHSWALKDFLVA from the coding sequence ATGACACCACTGAAAACGCCACCATCCCGCATCTATCTGCTACGCCACGCAAAATCAGCATGGGCAGAGCCTGGCGGTCGGGATTTCGATCGTTCACTGTCGGACGCTGGATTTGCGGAAGCGGAGTTGCTTGCCGAACGGGCCGCAGACCTTTCCTACCGCCCGGAAATGATCTTTTCTTCGACGGCCACACGCTGCCGTCAGACGGCAGAAGCAATCACCCGCGCCTTTTCAGGTCTGGTTGAACTGCAGTTTGTCGATGCCCTCTACAATGCGCCGGCCGAAACCTATCTCGAGATCCTGAACGCCAACAATCGTCTGTCATCCATGATGGTAGTTGGCCACAATCCGGCAATCGAGGAGGTTTTCGCCCATCTTGTCGGAGATGACATCATGGCCCGCACAGTCCCTGAAGGTTATCCGCCAGCAGGGCTCGCCGTCATCGACACCATCGACCTAGCCGGACAAGGCCACAGCTGGGCTTTGAAGGACTTTCTGGTCGCCTGA